TCTTTGTATGCTATCTGAGTTGAATGTGATGAAACCTGTCCGGTGAGAGCTTGGTTTATCCTTGCGTCATGTGTGAGTTTTGTGTTCATAGAATGAGTATTCTTTGTTCTTAGCGTGAGTTTTCTTTGAGATTTTCAATCTCTATAAATTGGATCAAGAGTCTCTAGTCCTTGGTGACGGCGAAGAAGATACAACCATTTGAATGGGAGGGGAGGTAGGAATTGAATACCATGATCTAGACCAGAAGTATGGGGCAAGCGACAACAATCGGAGGCTcgatttgaaaaaattggttcAGTTACTTTAACATATTAGCTTGCTGAATCAGGGGAAAACTGCAGAACGGTGGAGGTGGAATCCAGCCGTGGATCACagaagtagaagaagaggatCCACTTGCCAATCTAATGAATCTCAAACAGGTATCAACTCTTCAAACTTTTTAAAACCCCTTCTTGTCGAAAAAATGGTGTCCCGACTCTTCTATAAATCAGTGGTAACCCTCTCTCCTCATAATGCCTTTTAAGGGGGTGAGTAACCCATTTCTAGCAGAACTTATATTAATGCTTTTGCCGAGTTATATCCTAGGGCTGGAACAGAAGAAGATCAAGCACAACGTCTGTTCTTGTCTGGCTTAGTAGATGATTTGCAGACACCGGTCCGGATGTTTAAACCAACTACCCTAGCCAATGCATACGCCCCTTCAAGCTCCAAGAGTTCACATTGACCGGCGTATTACCTGGATTTTATGAGAGTGATGTGCGGCCTAGAGAGACAGTGGATGAAGATTTAGATTCTTCCATGGAGACAACACAGAAGTGTATATGGTGGAAGCAGAGCCAGATATTGAGCATGATAAGTGGCTGGATGAAGCTCTAGAGGAATCCATTGCAGAATCCTTCCTTCATCAtggttttatcaattattgatACATCTGTAGACACCTTTTCCTCAAGACCTTGGCAAGCTCCTGGAACTGCATGGAACGGAATTGCATATTCAGCTACAAAGTTTGCTGATAGGTGGATCATAGTTGACAAGAACTGCAATGGTTGTGGAGATGAAAATCTCTTATTTGGAGTAATTTCAATTGATAGGTGCTTCTGTATTGATGGATGTCCAGAAAAGTTGGCGAAAATCGGCATATGTAGGAGAAGGTTGGTCAAGATGACATCAAGATAAGTTCCCTATATTCAGTCATTAATGGAGTTGAACACTTGTTTTTGTTCTAATTTACAGCCCGAGCCCTTGTAAGATTTTGGTCCTTATCAGATCTTGAACACAATCTGGACAATGGCTTACAAACTCCCTCTACCATAGGACGCACAAATTGCTTTTAATACTGCTCCTTGTCCTTTTTATATCAAGTTGATCTCCATTACTTCTATTTCTTTCTATCTGGGTTTCTCCATAATTATCGTATATGGAGCTTATAATAGTTCCTATACAtgatttcttttcctttttggtttgttaaaattatgtattgCTTGACATCAGGACTGGCATATGTACAAGTTGAACTGCTAATTTGTGTAATATTTACAAGGATCCTCCACTATGCAAAAAATGACAGTGCAATTGTAAcgaaaaaatcacaatacTGAAGAACTTGTTCATATTGCTTTTGGTTCTGAAGGGTAAGAAACCAACCAACAAATTGGGTCACATATGATGGAAATTGTTGATTTACATATCATACGTTCTGTGCCTAAATGCTATGTGATTGGGTTTCAACGCTATTGCTGTAAACTAgtttttctttccatttttaatattacgCAGAGCCATAACAAGTTGTTGTCGTTCACCTTCTACCTCTGCAAATCTGAGACTTATTTCTGAATATCTGTCATGCATCTCCTTCAACTCTTCCTCCATGcttttgtttctctctttcaAGGATGCTACTTCACCCACCAAGCTGGAGACGTCACATCCACCATTGGATTGACCACTAATTTGCAATGGAATAGTTTCCTGTTGTCAAGGTAAGCACTTGTCCTTACAAATCAGATAAATGGATGTAACAAAGAAGAGACGATGTGCTGTGTTTCTTTCCAAACTTGTGGTGATTGGCATATCTGATTGAGCATGGTATTTTCTTATCTGTTTCTTGCTGGAACTCTAACTGTAGTTTGTTTTTCCTTACCACATGTGCAACACTGGTATTTCTTGTTATCcatcctttttattttattacgtAGCTCATAGATGCCATGCTATGTCTAGGATAGTTAAATTGAAGTTCTTCTGTTTCCTAAAAACATTACTATACTTTTTTCTGctgtttgtgttcatatcaACCTGTTCTAATTGTTCTGAAAAAGAGTCTGTTGATTTTACCTGATATTTTCTGACTTCTGTGGTGCTACATTTAAGATTCTGTTCCTTTGCTGGAGAATTTACAGAAATTTGAAGTTCCGCCTTTTCCAGTTCCTGTCGAAACAACCACTGTTAGTACTCCGACTGTGAGAGACAAAATAAGTACTGCGTATTCATCTTTGTTGAAGGATTTCAAGGAAGGAGAATGCTGTAGTACATTACAGAAGCTTTTTCATGCCTTTCTAGCAATTTTGATCCATGCCAGTACTATTCCAAGAATTATTGAGACACAACATATGTTGTTAGAggaaaatacaaatacaagTTGACAAACATACCACATTCTTAACTGAGTTTTTAAAAAGATGTGCAAGAGCTTCAAAGTCATTCGAGTTGAGCAAGCTAATGTTACTGTGGAGTAGTTTTAGAGCACATCAAGAAAAGCATTTGATGTTATTTCACTCTTTTATTccgtatataattttattgttctGGAAATATAAGCTACTACATACCTTTTCCTTTTTGCGTAGGTTGCCTTGTAATTTTAACATCTCTATCTTCAGGCCTTCTTTCTCCTGTTCTAGTTCTAGTAGATGACTTTTGGCTTCGTTATTCGTGATTCTCAGCTTCTTCATTTGTAATAGCAAGTTATCTTCTTTGGTTTTCTTCTGCTCTATTTGAGACTTCATGGAGACATTTTCATGCTTGGATTTTTCTGCTTCCTTCCTCACCGAATCTAGTTCTCTCTCCAGATTTTCCTTTTCTGATTGCCATCTCTGGAGTGTTTCTGATTCTCTAGTAGTTTTCTGATAGGATTTACCTCCAGAAATTGATTCATTTTGTTCTGAAGGCTCTCTGGTTGTTCTTtcatgtttttctttaatgaTTTGAAGTTCTTCTTTGGCTTTCTGGAGCAATCCTTCTAAATCTTCATTTTTCTGGTGCAGATCATTAGCTTCTGCAACTGCTTTCTGGGCTAGTTTTTCATTCTCCTCAATTTTTAGTGACATCTCAGCAGAAATACGTTTAAAGTCCTCCTGGAGTCGCTCAGTCGCCTCTGCATTGCTCAACCTCATTTTCCTCAAGGCATCTTCAGCTTGTATGGCCCTCTGCTCCTGCTCTACTTTCAATTCAGTTACTGCTTCCAAATCTTCCTGAAAAATTTGCGCCTGCATATCCAATTCTTTCTGCAGATTCTCAACCTGGAACTCAATCTCATCAATGATATTCAGGGACTCTGAGTATTGACGAGCCTGCCTTTTGTTTTCCATTTCCAAGCTTGCTATCTGGTGTTTGAGTTTCTTCTCTGCAGCCAAGAATTCTGCACAACTTTGCTCAAGTTCCATCTTTTCCGTTTCGCATTGCTCGAACTTCGAGCTTATATCCTTGTTTTCTGCCTCTAAACTATCGTAATCCTCAGTAAGCCTCTCAACTTGAGCTTTTATCTCTGAATTCTCTTTCTTGAGAGCTTCTATTTCTGTATGGAGAGTCTCAATTTTCTGCTTCAACATTTTAACATCTTCAACATGTCCGTGCTTCTTCTCCAGGTCTTCTAGTTCATTACTTTTCATTCTAGGTGATGCTGCAATACCCTCTGCACCATAGTGGAGGGCCTTAATTTTGCTTGAAAGTCGagatatttcttcatttttctgaTCCAATTTTTTGGTAAGATCTCTCATAGCGAGAACGTATTCAGAATTTGAATCTTCTGTCTCCTGTAGATGTAACTTCAACTTTTTGTTTAGATGTTTCTCATGTTGAAGTTCTTGCTTGACCTTTTCAAGCGACACATTCATATTTTCAGTCTCTTTTGGAGTAAGAATTGAAAATGCATCCTCACATGCTGAGACCTTGAGTCGCTCACATTCTGCTTTAAGAGTGTCTCTTTCCTCCTTTAGGCAGTCAATTTGCTCCGATAATTGCTGTCCTCTCTTGGTTTCCTTCATGATTTGCTTACGAAGAGCCTGCACTTCTAAATCTGAAAGTTCAGCCTTCCTCtccaacattttcatttgatttgcCAGTGAAGTCCCTTTTACTCCATCTCTTGATTCAGCATCATTATAATCTGATTCTGCATCTCCAAAGCTTCCATGGTGTCCGTTGCGCATGGATGCTGCTTCACTCAAATCATCACTCTGTGAgggggaaaaagaaaagggaaggAGTCTTTATTGATTAATGCTAATCATAACATAC
The genomic region above belongs to Salvia hispanica cultivar TCC Black 2014 chromosome 3, UniMelb_Shisp_WGS_1.0, whole genome shotgun sequence and contains:
- the LOC125217152 gene encoding flagellar attachment zone protein 1-like; this encodes MFKRSEKKIKAVFKMQFQATQVPQLKSKSLIVSLVPVDVGKPTVRLSKSPIVEGTCTWENPVYETVKLIKEVKSGRIREKFYYVIVSTGSSKSGFLGEVSIDFADLADAYKPVNLTLPLQTSKSGAVLHVTVQNMNGCPDSRYDEDSETPVEESCETNMDSAVYGKRTPKSPESDDLSEAASMRNGHHGSFGDAESDYNDAESRDGVKGTSLANQMKMLERKAELSDLEVQALRKQIMKETKRGQQLSEQIDCLKEERDTLKAECERLKVSACEDAFSILTPKETENMNVSLEKVKQELQHEKHLNKKLKLHLQETEDSNSEYVLAMRDLTKKLDQKNEEISRLSSKIKALHYGAEGIAASPRMKSNELEDLEKKHGHVEDVKMLKQKIETLHTEIEALKKENSEIKAQVERLTEDYDSLEAENKDISSKFEQCETEKMELEQSCAEFLAAEKKLKHQIASLEMENKRQARQYSESLNIIDEIEFQVENLQKELDMQAQIFQEDLEAVTELKVEQEQRAIQAEDALRKMRLSNAEATERLQEDFKRISAEMSLKIEENEKLAQKAVAEANDLHQKNEDLEGLLQKAKEELQIIKEKHERTTREPSEQNESISGGKSYQKTTRESETLQRWQSEKENLERELDSVRKEAEKSKHENVSMKSQIEQKKTKEDNLLLQMKKLRITNNEAKSHLLELEQEKEGLKIEMLKLQGNLRKKEKELEKAELQISVNSPAKEQNLKCSTTEVRKYQETIPLQISGQSNGGCDVSSLVGEVASLKERNKSMEEELKEMHDRYSEISLRFAEVEGERQQLVMALRNIKNGKKN